One stretch of Pandoraea oxalativorans DNA includes these proteins:
- a CDS encoding lytic transglycosylase domain-containing protein, with the protein MSKVSNNHVSTAQCLQALRRKLSLRQLAGPALAAALLVATPLAHAELYGYVDENGVAHLAARKLDARYRLVVGNGGNVDLRAQQQGGVVTGADRSRLYDALARHPNLRKLAPVIAQAAQKFHVDAALLKAVIAAESGFDSDAVSPKGAVGLMQVLPTTGERYGVRADARRTVADKLTDPRTNVLTGARYLRDLQARYPDRLELVLASYNAGEGAVARHADQIPPYAETRDYVAAVLELYRRFNPEGDDAAPGNGVLRASGGGGKIGNARVNGSRDGRIHVILGAPQGLPVVPATMPNASIRDSTASTLSAPSATD; encoded by the coding sequence ATGTCAAAGGTCAGCAATAATCACGTTTCGACGGCGCAGTGCCTCCAGGCCCTGCGCCGAAAGCTCTCTCTGCGGCAACTCGCAGGGCCCGCGCTGGCCGCTGCGCTGCTTGTCGCGACGCCGCTCGCGCACGCCGAACTCTACGGTTACGTCGACGAGAACGGTGTCGCGCATCTGGCGGCACGCAAACTCGATGCGCGCTATCGGCTCGTTGTTGGCAATGGCGGCAACGTCGACTTGCGCGCACAGCAGCAGGGCGGGGTCGTCACCGGTGCGGACCGCTCGCGTCTGTACGATGCGCTGGCGCGTCATCCCAATCTGAGAAAGCTCGCGCCCGTCATCGCGCAGGCAGCGCAGAAGTTTCACGTCGACGCGGCCTTGCTCAAAGCGGTCATCGCGGCCGAGTCGGGGTTCGATAGCGACGCCGTCTCGCCCAAAGGGGCGGTGGGTCTGATGCAGGTGCTGCCCACGACCGGGGAGCGTTACGGCGTGCGCGCCGATGCGCGTCGCACCGTCGCCGACAAACTTACCGACCCGCGTACCAATGTGCTGACGGGCGCTCGTTACCTGCGTGATCTGCAAGCGCGCTATCCCGATCGCCTCGAACTGGTGCTCGCCTCGTACAACGCGGGCGAGGGGGCTGTGGCGCGTCACGCCGATCAGATCCCACCGTATGCGGAGACGCGCGATTACGTCGCCGCCGTGCTGGAACTCTATCGACGCTTTAACCCGGAGGGCGACGACGCCGCACCGGGCAATGGCGTGCTCCGCGCGAGCGGGGGCGGCGGCAAGATTGGCAACGCGCGCGTCAACGGATCGCGCGACGGCCGCATTCACGTCATTCTGGGCGCGCCGCAAGGGCTGCCCGTCGTGCCTGCTACCATGCCGAACGCGTCGATACGCGACTCGACTGCGTCGACACTGTCAGCGCCGTCAGCCACCGACTGA
- the parC gene encoding DNA topoisomerase IV subunit A yields MEQVEDLFTQPSDDDTLTLGAYAERAYLDYAISVVKGRALPDVCDGQKPVQRRILFAMNEMGLASDAKPVKSARVVGDVLGKFHPHGDQSAYDALVRLAQDFSMRYPLIDGQGNFGSRDGDGAAAMRYTEARLTPIAKLLLDEIDAGTVDFVPNYDGSTEEPRLLPARLPFVLLNGASGIAVGLATEIPSHNLREVASAAVALIRNPRLDDAELMTHVQGPDFPGGGQLISSAAEIRAAYESGRGSLKMRARWKIEEMARGQWQAVVYELPPNTSGQKVLEEIEELTNPKVKLGKKSLTPEQQNLKQSMLAMLDAVRDESGKDAPVRLVFEPKSSRIDQQEFITMLLAHTSLESSASVNLVMVGADGRPGQKSLRDIITEWIGFRFETVTRRTRHRLGKVDDRIHILEGRMIVFLNIDEVIRIIRESDEPKAALMSAFKLSERQAEDILEIRLRQLARLEAIKIEQELASLRDEKAKLEDLLANESTMKRLIIKEIETDAKQFGDDRRTLIQEEKRAVAEARVVDEPVTVVVSAKGWVRALKGHGLDAQGFSFKQGDALYGAFECRTVDPLIAWGSNGRVYSVAVAQLPGGRGDGVPLTSLIELESGSRLLHYYAASGDQPLLLATSSGFGFTTKLGDMVSRVKAGKSFMTIDDGAEPLAPTPIWQGASAVACLSSDGRLLVFGMDEMKALTGGGRGVTLIGLEAKQTLVSVVPISEAGVTVYGEVRGGKIQSETLSGASLAPNIGKRARKGRSPNVKFATFKPRSLEPVLPAAPKAS; encoded by the coding sequence ATGGAACAAGTAGAAGATCTCTTTACGCAACCGTCGGATGACGACACGCTAACGCTCGGCGCGTATGCCGAGCGTGCTTATTTGGACTACGCGATCAGCGTGGTCAAGGGCCGGGCACTGCCGGATGTCTGCGACGGCCAGAAGCCGGTACAGCGCCGCATTCTGTTCGCGATGAACGAAATGGGCCTCGCGTCCGATGCCAAGCCGGTTAAGTCGGCGCGCGTCGTCGGCGACGTGCTCGGCAAGTTCCACCCGCACGGCGACCAGTCCGCGTACGACGCGCTGGTACGTCTCGCGCAGGACTTCTCGATGCGCTATCCGCTCATCGATGGTCAGGGCAATTTCGGCTCACGCGACGGCGACGGCGCGGCGGCCATGCGTTACACGGAAGCCCGTCTGACGCCGATTGCCAAGCTGCTGCTCGACGAAATCGATGCGGGCACCGTCGACTTCGTGCCGAACTACGATGGTTCGACCGAAGAGCCACGCCTGTTGCCTGCGCGCTTGCCGTTCGTATTGCTCAACGGCGCGTCGGGCATTGCTGTGGGTCTCGCGACGGAAATTCCGTCGCACAACTTGCGCGAAGTGGCCTCGGCGGCCGTGGCGTTGATCCGTAATCCCAGGTTGGATGACGCTGAGTTGATGACTCACGTGCAGGGACCGGACTTCCCCGGCGGCGGGCAACTGATTTCGAGCGCAGCCGAGATTCGCGCCGCGTATGAGAGCGGACGCGGTAGCCTCAAGATGCGCGCGCGCTGGAAGATCGAAGAAATGGCGCGCGGCCAGTGGCAGGCGGTGGTGTACGAATTGCCGCCGAATACGTCGGGCCAGAAGGTACTCGAAGAGATCGAGGAACTGACCAACCCGAAGGTCAAACTCGGCAAGAAGTCGCTCACGCCGGAGCAACAGAACCTCAAGCAGTCGATGCTGGCCATGCTCGACGCCGTGCGCGATGAGTCCGGTAAAGACGCACCCGTGCGTCTGGTGTTCGAGCCGAAGTCGAGCCGCATCGATCAGCAGGAATTCATCACGATGCTGCTCGCGCATACGAGCCTGGAGTCGAGCGCATCGGTGAACCTCGTGATGGTGGGGGCCGACGGCCGTCCGGGCCAGAAGTCGCTGCGCGACATCATCACCGAGTGGATCGGGTTCCGCTTCGAAACGGTCACGCGTCGCACGCGTCACCGTCTGGGCAAGGTCGACGACCGTATCCATATTCTCGAAGGCCGCATGATCGTCTTCCTGAATATCGACGAAGTCATTCGCATCATTCGCGAGTCGGACGAGCCGAAGGCCGCGCTGATGAGCGCGTTCAAGCTGAGCGAGCGTCAGGCGGAAGACATTCTGGAAATTCGTCTGCGTCAGTTGGCGCGTCTGGAAGCGATCAAGATCGAGCAGGAACTGGCGTCGTTGCGCGACGAGAAGGCCAAGCTCGAAGACTTGCTTGCCAACGAAAGCACGATGAAGCGTCTGATCATCAAGGAAATCGAAACCGACGCGAAGCAATTCGGCGACGATCGTCGCACGCTGATTCAGGAAGAGAAGCGTGCGGTCGCGGAAGCCCGCGTGGTCGACGAACCGGTCACGGTCGTGGTGTCGGCCAAGGGCTGGGTGCGTGCGCTCAAGGGCCACGGACTGGATGCACAAGGTTTCTCGTTCAAGCAGGGCGACGCACTGTATGGCGCGTTCGAATGCCGCACCGTCGATCCGCTGATTGCTTGGGGCAGCAACGGACGCGTCTATTCGGTGGCCGTGGCCCAGTTGCCGGGCGGCCGTGGCGATGGTGTGCCGCTGACGTCGCTGATCGAACTGGAATCGGGGTCGCGTCTGCTGCATTACTACGCAGCGTCCGGCGATCAGCCGCTGCTGCTCGCGACGTCGTCCGGGTTCGGTTTCACGACCAAGCTCGGCGATATGGTGAGCCGGGTGAAGGCGGGCAAGTCGTTCATGACCATCGATGATGGGGCGGAGCCGCTTGCGCCGACGCCGATCTGGCAGGGCGCCAGTGCGGTCGCGTGTCTGTCGAGCGACGGGCGCTTGCTCGTGTTCGGCATGGACGAAATGAAGGCACTGACGGGCGGTGGGCGCGGCGTGACGTTGATCGGTCTCGAAGCCAAGCAGACGCTGGTGTCGGTCGTGCCGATCAGCGAGGCAGGCGTGACGGTGTACGGCGAAGTGCGCGGCGGCAAGATTCAGTCCGAGACGCTGTCGGGCGCATCGCTTGCGCCGAACATCGGCAAGCGTGCGCGCAAGGGCCGTTCGCCGAATGTGAAGTTTGCGACGTTCAAACCGCGTTCGCTCGAGCCGGTGTTGCCGGCCGCGCCGAAGGCATCCTGA
- a CDS encoding ATP-binding cassette domain-containing protein, producing the protein MALYSITGAQLAFGHLALLDNADFSLEAGERVGLIGRNGAGKSSLLKIVAGITAPDDGLVARQAGLHTVYVQQEPEFDPEQSVFDAVALGLGESHVLLSEYDRTAEALSVAPEGAEHDALLARLNSLQSSLDAADAWQLKTRVETTIAQLGLDGHARVGALSGGMQKRVSLAQAWVAKPDVLLLDEPTNHLDFDAIRWLEELLIGYRGALLFITHDRSFLDRVATRIVELDRGRLLSYPGNFTQYQERKAEQLEIERVENAKFDKLLAQEEVWIRKGVEARRTRSVSRIERLKTMRNERAERREQQGNVRMDVAQAEKSGKIVAELTNVTKAYGGRTIVRDFSATLMRGDKVGLVGPNGVGKTTMLKLILGEITPDSGQIRVGTNLQVAYFDQMRAQLDPERSLLDTISPGSDWIEINGARKHVMSYLGDFLFSPERARSPVKSLSGGERNRLLLARLFARPANVLVLDEPTNDLDIPTLELLEELLEEYTGTVFLVSHDRTFLDNVVTSVIAAEGDGYWREYVGGFTDWQVQSERSAALAAQRAPVDDSPKESAAAPKRGTNRTVKLSYKEQRELDGLPERIAALENEQKDAAAKIEDGSIFVKDPAAGAALSERFEAIELELLEALERWEVLEAKQRGENA; encoded by the coding sequence ATGGCCTTGTATTCCATCACCGGCGCCCAATTGGCGTTCGGCCACCTGGCATTGCTCGACAATGCCGATTTTTCACTCGAAGCCGGTGAGCGCGTCGGGCTTATCGGGCGCAATGGCGCCGGCAAGTCCTCGCTGCTCAAGATCGTGGCGGGCATTACCGCGCCGGACGACGGCCTGGTCGCCCGTCAGGCCGGTTTGCACACCGTCTACGTGCAACAGGAGCCCGAGTTCGATCCCGAGCAGTCCGTGTTCGATGCCGTGGCGCTCGGCCTCGGCGAGTCGCACGTGTTGCTCTCCGAGTACGACCGCACCGCAGAAGCGTTGTCGGTGGCGCCGGAAGGCGCGGAACACGACGCGCTGCTTGCCCGCCTGAACAGCTTGCAATCGTCGTTGGATGCAGCCGACGCATGGCAACTGAAGACTCGCGTGGAGACGACGATCGCGCAGCTCGGACTCGACGGCCACGCACGTGTGGGGGCGCTGTCCGGCGGGATGCAAAAACGCGTCTCGCTCGCGCAGGCATGGGTTGCCAAACCCGACGTGCTGCTGCTCGACGAACCGACCAACCACCTCGATTTCGACGCCATCCGCTGGCTCGAAGAATTGCTCATCGGCTATCGCGGCGCGTTGCTGTTCATCACCCACGATCGGAGCTTCCTCGACCGCGTGGCCACCCGCATCGTCGAGCTCGATCGCGGACGTCTGCTGTCCTATCCCGGTAACTTCACGCAGTATCAGGAACGCAAGGCCGAACAGCTTGAAATCGAGCGCGTGGAGAATGCGAAGTTCGACAAGCTGCTCGCGCAGGAAGAGGTGTGGATCCGCAAGGGTGTCGAGGCTCGCCGCACACGCAGCGTGTCACGCATCGAGCGTCTGAAGACGATGCGCAACGAGCGGGCAGAACGTCGTGAGCAGCAGGGTAACGTGCGCATGGACGTGGCGCAGGCCGAGAAGTCCGGCAAGATCGTGGCCGAACTCACCAACGTGACGAAGGCGTACGGCGGACGCACTATCGTGCGTGACTTCTCGGCGACGCTCATGCGCGGCGACAAGGTTGGCCTGGTCGGCCCGAACGGCGTGGGCAAGACGACGATGCTCAAGTTGATCCTCGGCGAGATCACGCCGGACAGCGGTCAGATTCGCGTCGGCACAAACCTCCAGGTCGCGTACTTCGATCAGATGCGCGCGCAGCTCGATCCCGAACGCAGCCTGCTCGACACCATCAGCCCGGGCAGCGACTGGATCGAAATCAATGGCGCGCGCAAGCACGTGATGAGCTATCTCGGCGACTTCCTTTTCTCGCCCGAGCGCGCGCGCTCTCCGGTGAAATCGCTTTCGGGCGGTGAGCGTAATCGTCTGTTGCTGGCCCGTCTGTTTGCGCGTCCGGCCAATGTGCTGGTGCTTGACGAACCGACCAACGACCTCGACATCCCGACACTCGAACTGCTCGAAGAACTGCTGGAGGAATATACCGGTACCGTGTTCCTCGTGAGCCACGACCGGACGTTCCTCGACAACGTGGTGACGTCGGTGATTGCGGCCGAAGGCGACGGCTACTGGCGCGAGTACGTGGGCGGTTTCACCGACTGGCAAGTGCAGAGCGAACGCTCGGCGGCGCTCGCTGCGCAGCGTGCGCCAGTGGACGACTCACCGAAGGAATCGGCGGCAGCGCCCAAGCGCGGCACGAACCGCACCGTCAAGCTCAGCTACAAAGAGCAGCGTGAACTGGACGGATTGCCGGAGCGCATTGCCGCGCTCGAAAACGAGCAGAAGGACGCGGCAGCGAAGATCGAAGACGGGTCGATCTTTGTGAAAGATCCGGCTGCGGGTGCGGCGCTGTCCGAACGTTTCGAAGCGATTGAACTGGAATTGCTCGAAGCGCTCGAACGCTGGGAAGTGCTTGAAGCCAAGCAGCGCGGCGAGAACGCGTGA
- a CDS encoding glutamine--tRNA ligase/YqeY domain fusion protein — translation MSTELNAASNFIRNIIDEDNRSGKWGQRVETRFPPEPNGYLHIGHAKAICVNFGMARDYGGVCHLRFDDTNPEKEETEYVDSIIDMVKWLGFNYETPQKEHLYFASDYFEQLYQAAEILIQRGSAYVDSQSADDMRANRGTLVEPGKDSPFRNRTVEENLDLFRRMRAGEFADGTHVLRAKIDMASPNINLRDPAIYRIRHAHHHRTGDAWCIYPMYTFAHPLEDAIENITHSLCTLEFEDQRPFYDWVLGELADAGMFSRPTPQQIEFARLQLTYAITSKRKLRQLVDEKYVDGWDDPRMPTLVGLRRRGFTPESLQLFCDRIGVAKSASWIDMSILEQALRDDLDPKAPRATAVLDPLKLVIDNYPEGKQEDCHAPVHPHFPERGMRTFPISRELWIEREDFQAEPVKGFFRLFPGNKVRLRYGYVVECTGFDTDADGNVTAVHCNYFEDSRSGTPGADTYKVKGNIHWVSASHALAAEVRIYDRLFLDPNPDAGEKNFLDALNPNAKRVTQAYVEPGMLNFAPDDRVQFERHGYFVADRHDSAPGKPVFNRIVSLKDSWAVKPAKGGGK, via the coding sequence ATGAGCACAGAGCTGAACGCGGCATCCAATTTCATCCGCAACATCATCGACGAAGACAATCGCTCGGGCAAATGGGGCCAGCGCGTGGAAACGCGCTTCCCGCCGGAGCCCAACGGCTATCTGCACATCGGTCACGCCAAGGCTATCTGCGTGAACTTCGGCATGGCGCGTGATTACGGTGGCGTGTGCCATCTGCGCTTTGACGACACCAATCCCGAGAAGGAAGAGACCGAATACGTCGACTCGATCATCGATATGGTCAAGTGGCTCGGTTTCAACTACGAGACGCCGCAGAAGGAACATCTGTATTTCGCCAGCGACTACTTCGAGCAGCTTTATCAGGCGGCCGAGATCCTGATCCAGCGTGGCAGCGCTTACGTCGACAGCCAAAGCGCCGACGACATGCGCGCCAACCGCGGCACGCTCGTGGAGCCGGGTAAGGATTCGCCGTTCCGCAATCGCACCGTCGAGGAAAACCTGGACCTGTTCCGTCGCATGCGCGCGGGCGAATTCGCCGACGGCACGCACGTGCTGCGCGCGAAGATCGACATGGCGTCGCCGAACATCAACCTGCGCGATCCGGCCATCTACCGGATCCGCCACGCGCATCACCACCGCACGGGCGACGCGTGGTGCATCTACCCGATGTACACGTTCGCCCACCCGCTCGAAGACGCCATCGAGAACATCACGCACAGTCTCTGTACGCTGGAGTTCGAAGATCAGCGTCCGTTCTATGACTGGGTGCTCGGTGAGCTGGCCGATGCAGGCATGTTCTCGCGTCCGACGCCGCAGCAGATCGAATTCGCCCGCCTGCAACTGACGTACGCCATCACGAGCAAGCGCAAGCTGCGTCAACTGGTCGACGAAAAATACGTCGACGGCTGGGACGATCCGCGTATGCCGACGCTTGTCGGCCTGCGCCGCCGCGGCTTCACGCCCGAGAGCCTGCAATTGTTCTGCGATCGCATCGGCGTGGCCAAATCGGCGTCGTGGATCGATATGAGCATCCTCGAGCAAGCCCTGCGCGACGACCTCGATCCGAAGGCCCCGCGCGCCACGGCCGTGCTCGATCCGCTCAAGCTCGTCATCGACAACTATCCGGAAGGCAAGCAGGAAGACTGCCACGCCCCGGTGCACCCGCACTTTCCGGAGCGCGGCATGCGCACGTTCCCCATCTCGCGCGAGCTGTGGATCGAGCGTGAGGACTTCCAGGCAGAGCCGGTCAAGGGCTTCTTCCGTCTGTTCCCGGGCAACAAGGTGCGCCTGCGCTACGGTTACGTCGTGGAATGCACGGGCTTCGATACGGATGCCGACGGCAACGTCACGGCCGTGCATTGCAACTACTTCGAAGACAGCCGTTCGGGTACGCCGGGCGCAGACACCTACAAGGTCAAGGGCAACATCCACTGGGTCAGCGCGTCGCACGCGCTGGCGGCGGAAGTGCGCATCTACGACCGTCTGTTCCTCGATCCGAATCCGGATGCCGGGGAAAAGAACTTCCTCGACGCCCTCAACCCGAACGCCAAGCGCGTGACGCAAGCCTACGTCGAACCCGGCATGCTGAACTTTGCACCGGACGATCGCGTGCAGTTCGAGCGTCACGGTTATTTCGTGGCCGACCGTCACGATTCGGCCCCGGGCAAGCCGGTCTTCAACCGTATCGTCTCGCTCAAGGACAGCTGGGCCGTCAAGCCAGCCAAGGGCGGCGGCAAGTAA
- a CDS encoding DNA topoisomerase IV subunit B, protein MSKKNTPAQYSEASIKVLKGLEPVKQRPGMYTRTENPLHIIQEVIDNASDEALGGYGKQILVTLNKDGSVSVEDDGRGIPVGIHPEEGVPVVEIVFTRLHAGGKFDKAAGGAYTFSGGLHGVGVSVTNALATRLAVTVWRDGQVSELEFADGGNVNVALHSRASQRGEKKSGTRVTVWPDAKYFDSPALPLGELQRLLRSKAVLLPGVRVTLRQEKNGEEQTWFYEHGLRGYLVESLGGAEPLIPLFEGERFAEGDEDSFAEGEGAAWVVAWTEDGAQVRESYVNLIPTPAGGTHESGLREGLFQAVRGFIELHNLQPKGVKLLPEDVFSRVSFVLSAKVLDPQFQGQIKERLNSRDAVRLVSSFTRPALELWLNHHVEHGKKLAELVIRQAQARTRAGQKIEKKKSSGVAVLPGKLTDCETEDITRNELFLVEGDSAGGSAKMGRDKEFQAILPLRGKVLNTWETERDRLFANNEVHDIAVAIGVDPHGANDTPDLSNLRYGKICILSDADVDGSHIQVLLLTLFFRHFPQLIATGHVYVARPPLYRVDAPARGKKPAQKLYALDEGELEAILDKLRKDGVREAAWSISRFKGLGEMSAEQLWETTMNPDTRRLSPVALGHLDFDATVARMNMLMGKGEAAQRRSWLEAKGNEVEADI, encoded by the coding sequence ATGTCGAAAAAAAATACGCCTGCCCAGTACAGCGAAGCGTCCATCAAGGTCCTGAAAGGTCTTGAGCCGGTCAAGCAGCGCCCGGGCATGTACACCCGCACCGAGAATCCGCTGCACATCATTCAGGAAGTCATCGACAACGCTTCGGACGAAGCGCTGGGCGGTTACGGCAAGCAGATTCTCGTCACCCTGAACAAAGACGGTTCGGTCAGCGTCGAGGACGATGGCCGTGGTATTCCTGTCGGCATTCACCCGGAAGAGGGTGTGCCGGTGGTCGAAATCGTGTTCACGCGCCTGCACGCAGGCGGCAAGTTCGATAAGGCGGCTGGCGGCGCTTATACGTTCTCCGGCGGCTTGCACGGCGTTGGCGTGTCGGTAACGAACGCCCTGGCGACCCGGCTGGCCGTGACCGTCTGGCGCGACGGTCAGGTCTCGGAACTCGAATTCGCAGATGGCGGCAACGTCAACGTGGCACTTCACTCGCGTGCGTCGCAACGTGGCGAGAAGAAGAGCGGCACGCGCGTGACCGTCTGGCCGGATGCGAAGTACTTCGACAGCCCTGCATTGCCGCTGGGCGAACTGCAACGTCTGCTGCGCTCGAAGGCGGTGCTGCTGCCGGGCGTGCGCGTCACGCTGCGTCAGGAAAAGAACGGTGAAGAACAGACGTGGTTCTACGAGCACGGCCTGCGGGGCTATCTCGTGGAATCGCTGGGCGGTGCAGAGCCGCTGATTCCGCTCTTCGAAGGCGAGCGCTTTGCCGAAGGCGACGAAGACAGCTTTGCCGAAGGCGAAGGCGCTGCGTGGGTCGTGGCCTGGACCGAGGATGGCGCGCAGGTCCGCGAGTCTTACGTCAACCTGATTCCTACGCCTGCTGGCGGCACCCACGAATCGGGGTTGCGTGAAGGTCTGTTCCAGGCGGTGCGCGGCTTCATCGAATTGCACAATCTTCAGCCCAAGGGCGTGAAGTTGTTGCCCGAAGACGTGTTCTCACGCGTGTCGTTCGTGCTGTCCGCGAAGGTGCTCGATCCGCAGTTCCAGGGGCAGATCAAGGAACGTCTGAACAGTCGCGACGCCGTGCGGCTCGTGTCGTCGTTCACGCGCCCTGCGCTGGAGCTGTGGCTCAACCATCACGTCGAGCATGGCAAGAAGCTCGCCGAACTCGTGATTCGTCAGGCGCAGGCGCGTACGCGTGCCGGCCAGAAGATCGAAAAGAAGAAGAGTTCGGGCGTGGCCGTTTTGCCGGGCAAGCTGACCGATTGCGAGACCGAAGACATTACCCGCAACGAACTGTTTCTGGTCGAGGGCGATTCGGCCGGCGGCTCGGCGAAGATGGGCCGCGACAAGGAGTTTCAGGCGATTCTGCCGCTGCGCGGCAAGGTCCTCAATACCTGGGAGACCGAGCGCGATCGGCTGTTTGCCAACAATGAAGTCCACGACATCGCGGTGGCGATTGGCGTCGACCCGCACGGTGCGAACGACACGCCCGATCTGTCCAATCTGCGTTACGGCAAGATCTGTATCCTTTCCGACGCCGACGTCGACGGTTCGCATATTCAGGTGCTGCTGCTGACGTTGTTCTTCCGTCACTTCCCGCAACTCATCGCTACCGGGCACGTGTACGTGGCGCGCCCGCCGCTGTATCGCGTCGATGCGCCTGCGCGTGGCAAAAAACCGGCGCAGAAGCTCTACGCGCTGGACGAAGGCGAACTCGAAGCCATCCTCGACAAGCTGCGCAAGGACGGCGTGCGCGAAGCCGCGTGGTCCATCAGCCGCTTCAAGGGCCTGGGCGAAATGAGCGCCGAACAGCTTTGGGAAACGACGATGAATCCCGACACGCGCCGTCTGAGTCCGGTGGCGCTCGGCCATCTGGATTTCGACGCCACCGTGGCGCGCATGAACATGCTCATGGGCAAGGGCGAGGCGGCGCAACGCCGTAGCTGGCTTGAAGCCAAGGGCAATGAAGTGGAAGCCGACATCTAA
- a CDS encoding membrane protein has translation MELHLSSHRYTHRSPDWAAAAVAGFVACAFFSAVEMLMVLLVSGQSPWVPPRMVAAIVLGPGILSQPATFDVSIVAMALMVHAAIGVVLGVVLGAIIAPFRLDSDVVTVSVAGGVFGLIVYVVNFYVMTQMFPWFTESRGWTMLAGHIIFGAFAGYMYWVLRQMEERAETA, from the coding sequence ATGGAACTGCATCTCAGCTCGCATCGCTATACGCACCGCTCGCCGGACTGGGCGGCCGCCGCCGTCGCCGGCTTCGTCGCCTGCGCTTTCTTTTCTGCCGTCGAAATGCTCATGGTGCTGCTCGTCTCGGGGCAGAGCCCGTGGGTGCCGCCCCGCATGGTGGCCGCCATCGTACTTGGCCCCGGCATCCTGTCGCAGCCCGCGACGTTCGATGTGTCGATCGTGGCGATGGCGCTGATGGTGCATGCGGCCATCGGTGTCGTGCTCGGCGTGGTTCTCGGGGCCATCATCGCGCCGTTCCGACTGGACTCGGATGTCGTTACGGTGTCGGTTGCCGGTGGCGTCTTCGGGCTGATCGTGTACGTCGTCAATTTCTACGTCATGACGCAGATGTTCCCGTGGTTCACCGAGTCGCGTGGCTGGACGATGCTGGCGGGACACATCATCTTCGGTGCTTTCGCGGGCTACATGTACTGGGTGCTGCGTCAGATGGAGGAGCGGGCGGAGACCGCCTGA
- a CDS encoding CopD family protein, with product MSVYAFSLFLHLVSVAVWIGGMFFALACLRPASSELSPQQRLPLWEAALTRFFTWVGVAIVLILLSGGHMMMGMGGLHARWPVHAMAGGGVLMMLVFGHIRFALFPRLQRAVQAQSWPEGAAAVNGIRRLVILNLVLGIVTIGLAASLRG from the coding sequence ATGAGCGTTTACGCCTTCAGTCTGTTTCTGCATCTGGTCAGCGTGGCCGTATGGATCGGTGGGATGTTCTTTGCGCTGGCCTGTCTGCGGCCCGCGTCGTCGGAACTGTCGCCGCAGCAGCGTCTGCCGTTGTGGGAGGCGGCGCTCACACGGTTCTTCACGTGGGTGGGCGTTGCCATCGTGCTGATCCTGCTGTCCGGCGGGCACATGATGATGGGCATGGGCGGTCTGCATGCCCGCTGGCCTGTGCACGCCATGGCGGGGGGCGGCGTGCTGATGATGCTCGTCTTCGGTCACATTCGCTTCGCACTGTTCCCGCGCTTGCAACGGGCCGTGCAGGCGCAGTCGTGGCCGGAGGGCGCGGCGGCGGTCAACGGTATTCGTCGTCTCGTGATTCTGAATCTCGTGCTCGGCATCGTTACGATCGGACTGGCGGCGTCGCTTCGCGGCTGA
- a CDS encoding GNAT family N-acetyltransferase, protein MEWMCKSFDELGSALLYRILAARNAVFVVEQQCPYQDIDGRDPYSLHLVGQVRDSANPASDPRIAAYLRLLPPGLAYDEASIGRVITAASHRGTGLGRELLARAVAIAEAQWPSAAVRIGAQAHLEVFYGGFGFVKASEPYDEDGIMHIEMVRPAVQPQ, encoded by the coding sequence ATGGAATGGATGTGCAAGTCGTTCGATGAGCTGGGCAGCGCGCTGCTTTACCGAATCCTCGCCGCGCGCAACGCAGTATTCGTGGTCGAGCAGCAGTGCCCGTATCAGGACATCGACGGTCGCGATCCGTACAGCCTGCATCTGGTCGGGCAAGTGCGCGACAGCGCGAACCCGGCAAGCGACCCGCGAATCGCCGCGTATTTGCGACTTCTGCCGCCCGGGTTGGCCTACGACGAAGCGTCGATCGGACGCGTGATCACCGCCGCTTCGCATCGCGGCACCGGTCTGGGCCGCGAATTGCTGGCGCGGGCGGTGGCCATTGCCGAAGCGCAATGGCCGAGCGCTGCCGTGCGCATCGGCGCGCAGGCGCATCTCGAGGTGTTTTATGGCGGGTTCGGCTTCGTCAAGGCGAGTGAGCCGTATGACGAAGACGGCATCATGCACATCGAAATGGTACGCCCCGCAGTGCAGCCGCAATAG
- a CDS encoding DUF4399 domain-containing protein, with amino-acid sequence MRCIFVPMLLASASATVLAQSAQPRVFFVAPADGATVSNPVKVQFGVEGMAIKPAGEVLPNTGHHHLIIDGDSIPAGQVVPTDDSHLHFGKGQTETSVNLTPGDHTLTMQFADGAHRSYGPAMSQTIKVHVKGQQ; translated from the coding sequence ATGCGTTGCATTTTCGTGCCGATGTTGCTTGCCAGCGCAAGCGCCACCGTATTGGCACAGTCGGCCCAGCCGCGCGTCTTCTTCGTTGCCCCTGCGGACGGCGCAACGGTGTCCAATCCGGTAAAGGTCCAGTTCGGCGTCGAAGGCATGGCGATCAAACCGGCGGGCGAAGTGTTGCCTAATACCGGCCATCACCATCTCATCATCGACGGCGATTCGATTCCGGCAGGTCAGGTCGTTCCTACCGACGACAGCCACCTGCATTTCGGCAAAGGTCAGACCGAAACGAGCGTCAATCTGACGCCGGGCGATCACACGTTGACGATGCAATTCGCCGACGGTGCCCATCGCTCCTACGGTCCGGCCATGAGCCAGACGATCAAGGTGCATGTCAAAGGTCAGCAATAA